In one window of Candidatus Avedoeria danica DNA:
- the rpmD gene encoding 50S ribosomal protein L30, translating to MSSEMVRVTYVKSAIGYSQRQKDTVRSLGLRRLGESVLVPDNPAIRGMVAAVDHLVRIDPVADADVTFVDA from the coding sequence ATGTCGAGTGAGATGGTGCGTGTGACCTATGTGAAGAGCGCGATCGGCTACAGCCAGCGACAGAAGGACACCGTGCGCTCGCTCGGCCTCCGTCGACTGGGTGAGAGCGTGCTCGTTCCGGACAATCCTGCGATTCGTGGCATGGTGGCCGCTGTGGACCACCTCGTTCGGATCGACCCAGTGGCCGATGCCGACGTTACCTTCGTCGACGCCTGA
- a CDS encoding 50S ribosomal protein L24 produces the protein MNRVRKGDLVEVIAGDDSGARGEVQSVLLGKGRVLVRGVNMVKKHQRRTGGVRTQTGIIEFEAPLHLSNVMPVCSACDKPVRVGFSVSGEGRKVRQCRACGAIFD, from the coding sequence ATGAATCGCGTACGTAAGGGCGACCTCGTCGAGGTCATCGCCGGCGACGACAGCGGCGCGCGGGGCGAAGTGCAGAGCGTGCTGCTCGGCAAGGGCCGAGTGCTGGTGCGCGGTGTGAACATGGTGAAGAAGCACCAGCGGCGAACCGGTGGCGTGCGGACGCAAACGGGCATCATCGAGTTCGAGGCGCCGCTACACCTGTCGAACGTGATGCCGGTGTGCAGCGCGTGCGACAAGCCGGTGCGGGTGGGCTTCTCGGTCAGTGGTGAGGGCCGCAAGGTCCGGCAGTGCCGCGCGTGCGGCGCGATCTTCGACTAG
- the rplP gene encoding 50S ribosomal protein L16 translates to MLMPKRTKYRKQFRGRMKGAATRGNSVQFGEFGLQSLSPSWVTSRQIEAARRAIVRYVRRGGKIIIRVFPDKPVTAKAAETRMGSGKGAVDHWVAVVRPGSVLFEISGVSEDQAREAFRLAGHKLPVQTQFVMKSQFQLGGGEA, encoded by the coding sequence ATGTTGATGCCGAAGCGCACGAAATATCGGAAGCAGTTCCGCGGCCGCATGAAGGGCGCCGCGACCCGCGGCAACTCGGTGCAGTTCGGGGAATTCGGTTTGCAGTCGCTGTCGCCCTCGTGGGTCACCAGCCGGCAGATCGAGGCGGCCCGGCGCGCCATCGTCCGCTACGTTCGACGTGGCGGCAAGATCATCATCCGTGTCTTCCCCGACAAGCCGGTGACGGCGAAGGCAGCCGAGACCCGCATGGGATCCGGCAAGGGCGCGGTGGACCACTGGGTGGCGGTCGTCCGGCCGGGCAGCGTGCTCTTCGAGATCAGCGGTGTGAGCGAGGACCAGGCCCGCGAGGCGTTTCGCCTGGCCGGGCACAAGCTGCCCGTTCAGACGCAGTTCGTGATGAAGTCCCAGTTCCAACTGGGCGGAGGTGAAGCCTGA
- the rplE gene encoding 50S ribosomal protein L5 produces MFKPLRERYHDEIVGTLTEEFKFRSPMQVPRLEKIVVNIGLGEALTNAKAIDFATGDLQQICGQKPVVTRARKSIATYKLREGNPIGAKVTLRGQRMWDFLTRLIYVALPRTRDFRGVSPNGFDGRGNYTLGLKEQLIFPEIDYDKIDKVRGMEVTIVTSAANDEEARRLFALLGMPFWSR; encoded by the coding sequence GTGTTCAAGCCATTGCGTGAGAGGTACCACGACGAGATCGTCGGTACGTTGACGGAGGAATTCAAGTTCCGGTCGCCGATGCAGGTGCCGCGGCTTGAGAAGATCGTGGTGAACATCGGACTCGGCGAGGCGCTCACAAACGCCAAGGCGATCGATTTCGCCACCGGGGACCTGCAGCAGATCTGCGGGCAGAAGCCGGTCGTCACGCGCGCTCGCAAGAGCATCGCGACGTACAAGCTGCGCGAGGGCAACCCGATCGGGGCCAAGGTCACGCTCCGCGGCCAGCGGATGTGGGACTTCCTGACGCGGTTGATCTACGTGGCGCTGCCGCGAACGCGCGATTTCCGGGGCGTCAGCCCGAACGGGTTCGACGGCCGAGGGAACTACACCCTTGGCCTCAAGGAGCAGTTGATCTTTCCGGAGATCGACTACGACAAGATCGACAAGGTGCGCGGCATGGAGGTCACGATCGTGACGTCGGCCGCGAACGATGAGGAGGCGCGACGCCTGTTCGCTCTCCTTGGAATGCCGTTCTGGAGCCGATAG
- the rplO gene encoding 50S ribosomal protein L15, whose product MKLHDLTPADGATKRRKRIARGNAGRGGTYAGRGVKGQNARTGGAKEPFFEGGQLPFVRRLPFIRGFTNIFRVEYTPVNVSRIEALFDTGATVTPLGLFEAGVLKNAAEPYKILGGGKLAKSLTVQAPRFSAAARTVIEGAGGTCESLADEFKRAGMRREHKRGN is encoded by the coding sequence ATGAAGTTGCATGACCTCACGCCGGCCGACGGCGCGACCAAGCGCCGAAAGCGGATCGCGCGCGGCAACGCCGGGCGCGGCGGGACGTACGCCGGCCGCGGCGTCAAAGGCCAGAATGCCCGAACGGGTGGCGCGAAGGAACCGTTCTTCGAAGGTGGCCAGTTGCCCTTCGTCCGGCGCCTGCCGTTCATCCGCGGCTTCACGAACATCTTCCGGGTCGAGTACACGCCGGTGAACGTGTCGCGGATCGAGGCGCTGTTCGACACCGGCGCCACCGTCACGCCCCTTGGCCTGTTCGAGGCCGGCGTGCTGAAGAACGCCGCCGAACCGTACAAGATCCTGGGCGGCGGGAAGCTCGCCAAGTCGTTGACGGTGCAGGCGCCCCGATTCAGCGCGGCCGCCCGCACGGTCATCGAGGGCGCGGGCGGGACGTGCGAGTCGTTGGCGGACGAATTCAAGCGGGCCGGGATGCGGCGCGAACACAAGCGCGGGAACTAG
- the rpsC gene encoding 30S ribosomal protein S3, with protein MGRKVHPYGFRLGIIKPWRARWFAEGRLYGELLQEDLKVRDLIDRTVGHAGIGEIMIERFPRQLNVTIHTAKPGIIIGRKGASVELLRKELTERTGKAVKVDVVEITSPETSAPIVAQSMAQQLERRISHKRAMKQTAFRAIRAGAQGIKIMCSGRLGGSEMSRTDKVIMGRVPRQTLRADIDFHIAEALTTYGRIGVKVWVYHGEVLPGEEPLMATEADFKS; from the coding sequence ATGGGTCGAAAGGTTCATCCCTACGGCTTTCGGCTCGGCATCATCAAGCCATGGCGGGCACGGTGGTTTGCCGAGGGCCGGCTGTACGGCGAGCTGCTGCAGGAGGATCTCAAGGTCCGCGACTTGATCGACCGGACGGTCGGGCATGCCGGGATCGGCGAGATCATGATCGAGCGGTTTCCGCGCCAGCTGAACGTGACCATTCATACGGCCAAGCCCGGCATCATCATCGGCCGCAAGGGCGCCAGCGTCGAGCTGCTTCGCAAGGAGCTGACGGAGCGAACGGGCAAGGCGGTCAAGGTGGACGTCGTGGAGATCACATCGCCCGAGACGAGCGCGCCGATCGTTGCCCAGTCGATGGCCCAGCAGCTCGAGCGGCGGATCAGCCACAAGCGGGCGATGAAGCAGACCGCGTTCCGTGCGATCCGTGCCGGTGCCCAGGGCATCAAGATCATGTGCAGCGGCCGGTTGGGCGGCTCCGAGATGTCGCGAACGGACAAGGTGATCATGGGCCGTGTGCCGCGTCAGACGCTGCGCGCCGATATCGACTTCCACATCGCCGAGGCGCTCACGACGTACGGGCGGATCGGGGTCAAGGTCTGGGTGTACCACGGTGAGGTCCTCCCCGGTGAGGAGCCGCTCATGGCCACCGAGGCCGATTTCAAGAGCTAG
- a CDS encoding 50S ribosomal protein L18, translated as MATVSYERRISRLKRHNRVRRGLSGTPVRPRMAVFRSLKHIYAQIIDDTSGHTVASASSREAALAGDLTGQPKREQAKVIGRVAAERAKALGIDAVVFDRGGYRYHGRIQALADAAREAGLKF; from the coding sequence ATGGCAACCGTTTCCTACGAGCGGCGGATCTCGCGCCTCAAGCGGCACAACCGCGTGCGGCGCGGGCTTTCCGGTACGCCGGTCCGGCCGCGCATGGCCGTGTTCCGGAGCCTCAAGCACATCTATGCCCAGATCATCGACGATACGAGTGGGCACACCGTCGCCAGCGCTTCATCGCGCGAAGCGGCGCTGGCCGGAGATCTGACCGGTCAGCCCAAGCGCGAGCAGGCAAAGGTCATCGGCCGCGTCGCGGCCGAGCGGGCCAAGGCGCTCGGCATCGACGCCGTGGTGTTCGATCGCGGCGGTTACCGCTATCACGGACGGATTCAGGCCTTGGCCGACGCCGCCCGTGAAGCCGGCCTCAAGTTCTAG
- the rpmC gene encoding 50S ribosomal protein L29: MHAREIRPLSDAEIEDAIEKAREELFNLRFQRSVGQLTDTNRPRFVRRNLARLMTVRHEREIWAAFEAGSAAQG; this comes from the coding sequence ATGCACGCACGTGAAATCCGGCCGTTGTCGGACGCTGAGATCGAAGATGCGATCGAGAAGGCGCGCGAGGAACTCTTCAACCTTCGGTTCCAGCGATCGGTGGGACAACTGACCGATACGAACCGACCGCGGTTCGTGCGCCGCAACTTGGCGCGACTGATGACCGTGCGCCACGAGCGCGAGATCTGGGCGGCCTTCGAGGCCGGCTCAGCGGCCCAAGGGTAA
- the secY gene encoding preprotein translocase subunit SecY, with protein MLDSLRQSLRLPDLRRRILYTIAILAVYRFAAHVPVPGVNKVALTQLFNATDAGAVGRALSFLDLLSGSALQRFSVMTLGVYPYITASIIMQLLTPLIPSLEELSKEGEAGRNKINMWTYWLTIPLALVQAIAQIALINGQGATSTGGQVISFGAGQPLNTLAVLVALTAGTYFGLWLGERITEKGIGNGVSILIFAGIVSGMPARMYSVFTESILAFIAVISLTVATVFLIVIVQEGHRRIQVQYGRQMRGQRVYGGQSTYIPLRVNSTGMIPLIFANSLLIFPAVIGGVLSTSSPLDSIGSRIGTFLSLNFDPNAWLYYLVYFVLVIVFTFFYTDVVFRQQNLHETLQRNGGFVPGIRPGKRTEDYLTGIMHRITFVGAVFLGVVAVLPFFAGKLTGLSATTSMVMDATGLLIVVGVVLDTIKQLEAQLTMRHYEGFIR; from the coding sequence ATGCTGGATTCGCTCCGCCAATCGTTGCGCTTGCCCGACCTGCGTCGGCGCATTCTCTATACGATCGCGATCCTGGCGGTCTACCGCTTCGCGGCCCATGTGCCCGTGCCGGGCGTCAACAAGGTCGCGCTCACGCAGCTCTTCAACGCGACGGATGCCGGCGCCGTCGGTCGGGCGCTCAGCTTTCTGGACCTTCTTTCAGGCAGCGCTCTGCAGCGATTCTCGGTCATGACGCTTGGCGTCTATCCCTACATCACCGCCTCGATCATCATGCAGCTCCTCACGCCGCTCATCCCGTCGCTCGAGGAGCTCTCGAAGGAAGGCGAGGCAGGCCGCAACAAGATCAACATGTGGACGTACTGGTTGACGATCCCGTTGGCGTTGGTGCAGGCGATCGCCCAGATCGCGCTCATCAACGGCCAGGGAGCCACCAGCACGGGGGGCCAGGTCATCAGCTTCGGCGCCGGTCAGCCGCTCAACACGCTGGCGGTGCTGGTGGCGCTGACGGCCGGTACGTACTTTGGGCTCTGGCTCGGCGAGCGGATCACCGAGAAGGGCATCGGCAACGGCGTGTCGATCCTCATCTTTGCCGGCATCGTGAGCGGCATGCCGGCACGGATGTACTCCGTCTTCACCGAATCGATCCTGGCGTTTATCGCCGTGATCTCGCTGACGGTCGCCACGGTGTTCCTGATCGTGATCGTCCAGGAAGGCCATCGACGGATTCAGGTGCAGTACGGCCGACAGATGCGCGGCCAGCGCGTCTACGGCGGGCAGTCGACGTACATCCCGCTGCGGGTCAACTCGACCGGCATGATCCCGCTGATCTTCGCGAACTCGCTGCTCATCTTCCCGGCGGTGATCGGGGGTGTGCTCAGCACGTCCTCGCCCCTCGACTCGATCGGCAGCCGGATCGGAACGTTTCTGAGCCTCAACTTCGATCCGAACGCGTGGCTGTACTACCTGGTCTACTTCGTCCTCGTCATCGTGTTCACGTTCTTCTACACGGACGTTGTGTTCCGGCAGCAGAACTTGCACGAGACGCTCCAGCGCAATGGCGGCTTCGTGCCCGGCATCCGGCCCGGCAAGCGCACCGAGGACTATCTCACGGGCATCATGCACCGGATCACGTTCGTGGGCGCCGTCTTCCTCGGCGTGGTCGCGGTGTTGCCGTTCTTCGCCGGAAAGCTCACCGGCCTGTCGGCCACCACCTCGATGGTGATGGACGCGACCGGGCTGCTCATCGTGGTCGGCGTCGTCCTCGACACGATCAAACAGCTCGAGGCGCAGCTCACGATGCGTCACTACGAAGGGTTTATCCGCTAG
- the rpsK gene encoding 30S ribosomal protein S11 — MARRQTQTSGRRGRRVARKNVPSGRAYVHATFNNTIITITDPNGNTVCWKSGGTAGFKGSRKSTPYAAQLAAEAVAKEAGEHGMREVEVLVKGPGPGRESAVRSLFQGGLKVNSITDVTPIPFNGCRPRKKRRV; from the coding sequence ATGGCTCGACGCCAGACGCAAACGAGCGGCCGCCGCGGCCGGCGGGTGGCGCGTAAGAACGTCCCGAGTGGACGCGCATACGTGCATGCCACGTTCAACAACACGATCATCACGATCACCGACCCGAACGGCAACACCGTTTGCTGGAAGAGCGGTGGGACGGCCGGCTTCAAGGGCTCGCGCAAGAGCACCCCATACGCTGCCCAGCTCGCTGCCGAAGCGGTGGCAAAGGAAGCGGGCGAGCATGGGATGCGCGAAGTAGAGGTGCTCGTCAAGGGGCCAGGTCCGGGGCGCGAGTCGGCGGTTCGGTCGCTCTTTCAGGGTGGCCTGAAGGTCAACTCCATCACGGACGTCACGCCGATTCCGTTCAACGGTTGCCGCCCGCGCAAGAAGCGGCGCGTCTAG
- the rpsM gene encoding 30S ribosomal protein S13, whose protein sequence is MARIAGVDLPRDKRTIISLTYIFGVGRHTSEAILEGTGVNGNTRLKELTDEEIGRLRTFIDQNIKVEGDLRREVGQNIKRLQEIGCYRGIRHRRRLPLRGQRTRTNARTNRGPRKTVPVRKRAGK, encoded by the coding sequence ATGGCACGTATTGCGGGCGTCGATCTGCCGCGCGACAAGCGGACGATCATTTCGCTGACCTATATCTTCGGCGTCGGCCGGCACACCAGCGAGGCGATCCTCGAGGGGACCGGCGTCAATGGGAACACGCGGCTGAAGGAACTGACCGACGAGGAGATCGGGCGTCTGCGGACGTTCATCGACCAGAACATCAAGGTCGAGGGCGATCTGCGTCGCGAGGTCGGACAGAACATCAAGCGACTTCAGGAGATCGGCTGCTACCGTGGCATCCGGCACCGCCGCCGGCTGCCGTTGCGCGGCCAGCGGACCCGCACGAACGCCCGAACGAACCGAGGACCCCGCAAGACGGTTCCGGTGCGGAAGCGGGCCGGCAAGTAA
- the rpsE gene encoding 30S ribosomal protein S5 — protein sequence MDQPQTDFPGGGGGAGGAGGGGGRRRGGGGGGAAGGRPGGQGGGRQGGGDRGDRRRRDREEPEFDERIVAIDRTAKTLKGGRNFGFRVVMVVGDNKGKVGVAVGKANEVPDAIRKGIERAKKSMITVPILGHTIPHQVTHRKTASKMMLRPATPGTGVIAGRGARDVLEAAGIRDILTKGHGSNNVLNVTFATFEALQHLKDPVEEARRRGKPLADVMPFWSGRNVE from the coding sequence ATGGACCAACCCCAAACGGATTTCCCGGGCGGCGGCGGTGGTGCCGGCGGTGCCGGCGGTGGCGGCGGACGACGACGCGGTGGCGGCGGCGGTGGTGCGGCCGGCGGACGGCCGGGCGGACAAGGGGGGGGTCGCCAGGGCGGCGGCGACCGCGGCGACCGACGGCGCCGCGACCGTGAGGAACCCGAGTTCGACGAGCGCATCGTCGCGATCGACCGTACGGCCAAGACGCTCAAGGGCGGCCGGAACTTCGGCTTTCGGGTCGTTATGGTCGTCGGCGACAACAAGGGCAAGGTCGGCGTGGCCGTCGGCAAGGCGAACGAGGTGCCGGACGCGATCCGCAAAGGGATCGAGCGCGCCAAGAAGTCGATGATCACGGTGCCGATCCTGGGCCACACGATCCCGCATCAGGTCACGCACCGCAAGACGGCCTCCAAGATGATGCTGCGACCGGCGACGCCCGGTACCGGCGTGATCGCCGGCCGCGGTGCGCGCGACGTGCTCGAGGCGGCCGGGATTCGCGACATCCTGACGAAGGGGCACGGCAGCAACAATGTGCTCAACGTCACCTTCGCCACTTTCGAGGCGCTCCAGCACCTCAAGGATCCGGTGGAGGAGGCGCGCCGCCGCGGCAAGCCGTTGGCGGACGTCATGCCCTTCTGGAGCGGTCGAAATGTCGAGTGA
- the rpmJ gene encoding 50S ribosomal protein L36 has protein sequence MKVHPSVKKRCEKCKIIRRNGVVYVICQTKKHKQRQG, from the coding sequence ATGAAGGTTCATCCGAGTGTGAAGAAGCGCTGTGAGAAGTGCAAGATCATTCGACGCAATGGCGTGGTGTACGTCATCTGCCAAACCAAGAAGCACAAGCAGCGTCAGGGCTAG
- the rpsH gene encoding 30S ribosomal protein S8 — protein MSMSDPIADLLTRVRNANERRHKYVMMPSSKIKVEIARILQDEGYINGFEVADVEGRPTLRMELRYSQGRAPVITQLERVSKPGRRVYAKRRDVPRVLQGMGIAILTTPRGVMTGKQARHENVGGEVLCYVW, from the coding sequence ATGAGCATGTCAGATCCCATCGCCGACCTCCTGACGCGCGTTCGCAATGCGAACGAGCGCCGGCACAAGTACGTCATGATGCCGTCCTCGAAGATCAAGGTTGAGATCGCCCGAATCCTCCAGGATGAGGGCTACATCAACGGCTTCGAGGTGGCTGACGTCGAAGGTCGGCCAACGCTCCGCATGGAGCTTCGGTACAGTCAAGGCCGCGCGCCGGTCATCACCCAGCTCGAGCGGGTCAGCAAGCCCGGTCGGCGGGTGTACGCCAAGCGACGCGACGTTCCACGGGTGCTACAGGGCATGGGCATCGCCATCCTCACGACGCCGCGGGGCGTCATGACGGGCAAACAGGCCCGCCATGAGAACGTGGGCGGCGAAGTCCTGTGCTACGTCTGGTAG
- the rplN gene encoding 50S ribosomal protein L14 produces MIQMQTRLRSADNTGAKELMCIKVLGGSKRRYAGVGDIIVCSVKQAAPHGAVKKGDVVRCVVVRTAKEYGRADGSYIRFDENAAVLIDKDGNPRGTRIFGPVARELRDRRYMRIVSLSPEVL; encoded by the coding sequence ATGATCCAGATGCAGACCCGCCTCCGATCGGCCGACAACACCGGCGCCAAGGAACTGATGTGCATCAAGGTCCTCGGCGGCTCCAAGCGGCGTTACGCCGGCGTCGGCGACATCATCGTGTGCAGCGTGAAGCAGGCGGCGCCGCACGGCGCGGTGAAGAAGGGCGACGTCGTGCGCTGCGTGGTCGTGCGAACGGCCAAGGAGTACGGACGCGCCGACGGCAGCTACATTCGCTTCGATGAGAACGCGGCGGTCCTCATCGACAAGGACGGCAACCCGCGCGGAACGCGCATCTTCGGACCGGTGGCACGTGAGCTGCGCGATCGACGCTACATGCGCATCGTCAGCCTGTCACCTGAGGTTCTCTAG
- a CDS encoding DNA-directed RNA polymerase subunit alpha: MDQTRVEIQRSTDRYAQITVRPLLGGYGTTLGNALRRVLLSSLDGVAITSIKVADVYHEFSVIPNTREDSTQLLLNLKEVRFRPMSDNGVGEWRLNLMAHGEGLVTAADIQLPSDLEIANPEQPLVTLDSREAALQLEFIVRRGRGYSPAEDRGKLQIGELPVDAIFSPIRRVTHQVMKTRVGKLANYDSLTLEVWTDGTLRPEDALRKASALLVDQFRIIAGFGAEPMPEIEVERQGIPKHVYETAIEELSLSVRAYNCLKRAGLTRVGEILERMSHGFDDMLLIRNFGQKSLDELIEALEGKGYMEYIPGRDLPSEAAPIAEGAEG, encoded by the coding sequence TTGGACCAAACACGCGTTGAGATTCAGCGCTCAACAGACCGTTACGCGCAGATCACGGTTCGCCCGTTGCTGGGGGGATACGGCACGACGCTCGGCAACGCGTTGCGGCGGGTGCTGCTCAGCAGCCTCGACGGCGTGGCGATCACGAGCATCAAGGTGGCCGACGTCTACCACGAGTTCTCCGTCATCCCGAACACGCGCGAGGATTCGACGCAGCTGTTGCTGAACCTCAAGGAGGTCCGGTTTCGGCCGATGTCGGACAACGGCGTGGGAGAGTGGCGCCTGAACCTGATGGCGCATGGCGAGGGGCTGGTCACGGCGGCCGACATCCAGCTGCCGAGCGACCTCGAGATCGCCAACCCTGAGCAGCCGCTCGTGACGCTCGATTCGCGGGAGGCAGCACTGCAGCTCGAGTTCATCGTGCGCCGCGGTCGGGGATACTCGCCGGCCGAGGATCGCGGAAAGCTGCAGATCGGCGAGTTGCCGGTCGATGCGATCTTCAGCCCGATTCGGCGCGTGACCCACCAGGTCATGAAGACGCGCGTCGGCAAGCTGGCGAACTATGACAGCTTGACGCTCGAAGTCTGGACGGACGGCACGCTCAGGCCGGAGGATGCGCTTCGCAAGGCTTCGGCGCTGCTGGTCGACCAGTTCAGAATCATCGCCGGGTTCGGTGCCGAGCCGATGCCCGAGATCGAAGTCGAGCGGCAGGGGATCCCCAAGCATGTGTATGAGACCGCCATTGAAGAGCTCTCGCTCTCCGTGCGCGCGTACAACTGCCTCAAGCGCGCGGGCCTGACGCGTGTGGGTGAGATTCTCGAACGCATGTCGCACGGATTCGATGACATGCTGCTCATCCGAAACTTCGGCCAGAAGTCTTTGGATGAACTGATCGAAGCCCTGGAGGGCAAGGGTTACATGGAGTACATTCCCGGGCGTGATCTGCCTTCCGAGGCCGCGCCGATTGCCGAAGGGGCGGAGGGCTAG
- a CDS encoding type Z 30S ribosomal protein S14, whose translation MAKTCMTYREQRRKFPVRVRNRCTRCGRPRGYMRKFRLCRICFRHYALEGKIPGVVKSSW comes from the coding sequence ATGGCGAAAACGTGTATGACCTATCGAGAGCAGCGGCGCAAGTTCCCGGTGCGCGTGCGCAACCGCTGCACGCGCTGCGGCCGGCCGCGCGGCTACATGCGCAAGTTCCGCTTGTGCCGAATCTGTTTTCGGCATTACGCGCTGGAAGGCAAGATCCCTGGGGTTGTCAAGTCCAGCTGGTAA
- the rpsQ gene encoding 30S ribosomal protein S17: MPKRRLTGTVISNKMQKTAVVRVERRKQHPLYRKVIRHHTHFHAHDEADEARIGDRVVIEEHLPMSRLKRWVIVEWLGRGDA; encoded by the coding sequence ATGCCAAAGCGCAGGCTCACGGGCACCGTGATCAGCAACAAGATGCAGAAGACAGCGGTCGTGCGCGTCGAGCGGCGCAAGCAGCACCCGCTCTACCGCAAGGTCATCCGCCACCACACGCACTTCCACGCCCACGATGAGGCCGACGAAGCGCGCATCGGCGATCGTGTCGTCATCGAGGAGCACCTGCCGATGTCGCGCTTGAAGCGATGGGTCATCGTCGAGTGGCTTGGCCGAGGTGACGCATGA
- the rplF gene encoding 50S ribosomal protein L6, which translates to MSRIGKQPIPVPTGVDVKIEGSAVTVKGPKGQLARAFDPDMAIARENGELRVTRPSDEQRHRALHGLTRALLSNMVTGVTDGFQRTLELVGTGYRAEEEGKALVLSLGFSHTIRKEVPPGIQCVVEDRGKRVIITGCDKEQVGQFAIDIKRLRPPEPYKGKGVRFAGEYVRLKQGKTGKGKGKK; encoded by the coding sequence ATGTCCCGCATCGGCAAGCAACCGATTCCCGTTCCGACGGGGGTCGACGTCAAGATCGAGGGTTCGGCCGTCACCGTCAAGGGGCCGAAGGGCCAGTTGGCGCGTGCGTTCGATCCCGACATGGCGATCGCCCGTGAGAACGGCGAGCTGCGCGTGACGCGACCGTCGGACGAACAGCGCCATCGTGCGCTGCACGGCCTGACGCGCGCCTTGCTCAGCAACATGGTCACCGGCGTGACGGACGGCTTCCAGCGTACGCTCGAGCTCGTCGGCACGGGGTACCGGGCCGAGGAGGAAGGCAAGGCGCTCGTCCTGTCGCTCGGGTTCTCCCACACGATCCGCAAAGAGGTGCCGCCCGGCATCCAATGCGTCGTCGAGGATCGCGGCAAGCGGGTGATCATCACGGGCTGCGACAAGGAACAGGTCGGCCAGTTCGCGATCGATATCAAGCGCCTTCGGCCGCCGGAGCCTTACAAGGGCAAGGGCGTGCGCTTCGCCGGCGAGTATGTTCGGCTCAAGCAGGGCAAGACCGGCAAGGGCAAGGGGAAGAAGTAA
- the rplQ gene encoding 50S ribosomal protein L17: protein MHAKFGHKLGRKTGHRRAMFRNLMSDLFRHERIRTTSAKADAVRGEAEKLITFARKGDLHARRMIMREIQDQDIVDKLIHVIGPDMSERPGGYTRIVNLGPRKGDAAPMVYLELVD from the coding sequence ATGCATGCGAAATTCGGTCACAAGCTCGGGCGCAAGACCGGTCACCGGCGCGCCATGTTCCGCAACCTGATGAGCGACCTCTTCCGCCATGAGCGGATCCGCACGACGTCGGCCAAGGCCGACGCCGTGCGAGGCGAGGCGGAGAAGCTGATCACGTTCGCCCGCAAGGGGGACTTGCATGCCCGGCGGATGATCATGCGTGAGATCCAGGACCAGGACATCGTGGACAAGCTGATCCACGTGATCGGTCCTGACATGAGCGAGCGACCGGGCGGCTACACCCGGATCGTGAACCTTGGCCCGCGCAAGGGCGATGCCGCCCCGATGGTGTACTTGGAGTTGGTCGACTGA